A genomic region of Mesorhizobium sp. NZP2077 contains the following coding sequences:
- the hisS gene encoding histidine--tRNA ligase has translation MADKSEKTKARLPRGFADRSAEDIRAVEKMMTTIRSVYELYGFEPADQPLIEYTDALGKFLPDQDRPNEGVFSFQDDDEQWLSLRYDLTAPTARFVAENYERLPKPYRSYRSGWVFRNEKPGPGRFRQFMQFDADTIGTPGVAADAEMAMMMADVMEALGIKRGDYVIRVNNRKVLDGVLEAIGLGGEENAGRRLTVLRAIDKLDKLGAEGVRLLLGPGRWDGGKEGEGDFAKGAGLNNGQAEAVLQATARTIQAGQDSSVNSNATYQEGVSELATIEALVRAAGYGEDRIAMDRSVVRGLEYYTGPVLEAELLAEIPNEDGQIVRFGSVGGGGRYDGLVSRFRSEPVPATGFSIGVSRLMTALKNLGKLDSTDVIAPVVVLVMDKDTDSLGRYQKMVGKLRAAGIRSEMYLGGAGMKAQLKYADRRNCPVAIIQGGDERAKGELQIKDLIEGARMSAEITDNAEWRAARPAQVTVAESELVAEVKKILAAQAADRAK, from the coding sequence ATGGCCGACAAATCGGAAAAGACGAAAGCGCGGCTGCCGCGCGGTTTTGCCGACCGCAGCGCCGAGGACATCCGCGCCGTCGAGAAGATGATGACGACGATCCGCTCGGTCTATGAGCTTTATGGTTTCGAACCGGCCGACCAGCCGTTGATCGAATACACCGATGCGCTGGGAAAATTCCTGCCCGACCAGGACCGGCCGAACGAAGGCGTGTTCTCCTTCCAGGACGATGACGAGCAGTGGCTGTCGCTGCGCTACGACCTGACCGCGCCGACGGCGCGCTTTGTCGCCGAGAATTACGAGCGCCTGCCGAAACCCTATCGCAGCTACCGCTCCGGCTGGGTGTTCCGCAACGAGAAGCCCGGCCCCGGCCGCTTCCGCCAGTTCATGCAGTTCGACGCCGACACGATCGGCACGCCGGGCGTCGCCGCCGACGCCGAAATGGCGATGATGATGGCCGACGTCATGGAAGCGCTCGGCATCAAGCGCGGCGACTACGTCATCCGCGTCAACAACCGCAAGGTGCTGGACGGCGTGTTGGAAGCAATCGGTCTTGGCGGCGAGGAGAACGCCGGACGCCGGCTGACGGTGCTGCGCGCGATCGACAAGCTGGACAAGCTCGGGGCGGAAGGCGTGAGGCTTCTTCTTGGGCCGGGGCGCTGGGATGGCGGCAAGGAAGGCGAGGGCGACTTCGCCAAGGGCGCTGGGTTGAACAATGGGCAAGCCGAGGCCGTTCTTCAAGCAACTGCGAGAACTATACAGGCCGGCCAGGATTCCAGCGTCAATTCGAACGCGACCTACCAGGAAGGCGTCAGCGAATTGGCGACAATCGAAGCCCTGGTCCGGGCGGCGGGATACGGTGAAGATCGCATCGCCATGGACCGCTCGGTGGTGCGTGGTCTCGAATATTACACCGGCCCCGTCCTTGAGGCCGAACTGCTGGCGGAAATCCCCAATGAGGATGGCCAGATCGTGCGCTTCGGCTCGGTCGGCGGCGGCGGTCGCTATGACGGTCTGGTCTCGCGCTTCCGTAGCGAGCCGGTGCCGGCGACGGGTTTCTCCATCGGCGTCAGCAGGTTGATGACGGCGCTGAAGAACCTCGGCAAGCTTGACAGCACTGATGTGATCGCGCCGGTCGTCGTGCTGGTGATGGACAAGGACACCGATAGCCTCGGCCGCTACCAGAAAATGGTCGGCAAACTGCGCGCCGCCGGCATCCGGTCCGAAATGTATCTCGGCGGCGCCGGCATGAAGGCGCAGCTCAAATATGCCGACCGGCGAAACTGCCCGGTCGCAATCATCCAGGGCGGTGACGAGCGCGCCAAGGGCGAGCTGCAGATCAAGGACCTGATCGAAGGCGCGCGCATGTCGGCGGAAATCACCGACAACGCCGAATGGCGCGCCGCGCGCCCAGCGCAGGTGACGGTGGCGGAAAGCGAATTGGTTGCCGAGGTGAAGAAGATCCTGGCGGCGCAGGCTGCTGATCGCGCGAAATAA
- a CDS encoding DNA-3-methyladenine glycosylase I produces MSNENTGLLAGPDGVARCFWHGNLPDYLHYHDHEWGRPVADDRRLFEKICLEGFQSGLSWLTILRKRENFREAFAGFDFDKVAAFTDKDIERLLGNAGIIRHRGKIVSTINNAKRAREMVDEFGSLAAWFWRFEPGKDERPRIVDLAHLRANPTTAVSTRISKELKKRGWSFVGPTTVYAFMQAMGLVNDHLEGCVCRKQVEKERKAFKRPK; encoded by the coding sequence ATGAGCAATGAAAACACCGGCCTGCTTGCCGGTCCCGACGGTGTCGCGCGCTGCTTCTGGCACGGCAACCTGCCCGACTATCTACACTATCATGATCATGAATGGGGCCGGCCGGTGGCCGACGACCGCAGGCTGTTCGAAAAGATCTGCCTCGAAGGGTTTCAGTCGGGACTGTCGTGGCTGACCATTTTGCGCAAGCGCGAGAATTTTCGCGAGGCCTTCGCCGGCTTCGACTTCGACAAGGTCGCCGCTTTCACCGACAAGGATATCGAGCGCCTGCTCGGCAATGCCGGCATCATCCGTCATCGCGGCAAGATCGTCTCGACCATCAACAACGCCAAACGCGCGCGCGAAATGGTCGATGAGTTCGGCTCGCTCGCCGCCTGGTTCTGGAGGTTCGAACCCGGCAAGGACGAGAGGCCCAGGATCGTCGACCTCGCGCATCTGCGCGCCAACCCGACGACGGCGGTTTCGACCCGGATTTCGAAGGAATTGAAGAAGCGCGGCTGGAGTTTTGTCGGCCCGACCACGGTCTACGCCTTTATGCAGGCCATGGGCCTGGTCAACGACCATCTCGAGGGCTGTGTCTGCCGCAAGCAGGTCGAGAAGGAGAGGAAGGCTTTCAAACGACCGAAATAG
- a CDS encoding L,D-transpeptidase: MKRVLFSVLGAVAVFAGVTPSAAGDRYADRPPVMVSPDLSAPWVLQLGNAPGIVRQNRQVVQQPRLRYAQPAQPDRVQTAAVQAPAKRMVMRPQINPIYLPQEVAYDGPQKPGTIVIDTTQNFLFLIEKNGKARRYGVGTGKPGFEWSGTHKITNKREWPDWRPPAEMIKREAAKGRYLPTYLAGGMENPLGARALYIGTTEYRIHGTNQPWTIGGAVSSGCIRMRNEDVVDLYERVNVGTTVEVI, encoded by the coding sequence ATGAAGAGAGTTTTGTTTTCCGTGCTCGGCGCCGTGGCAGTGTTTGCCGGCGTCACACCTTCCGCCGCTGGCGACCGTTATGCCGACAGGCCGCCGGTGATGGTGAGCCCCGACCTTTCCGCCCCCTGGGTGCTGCAGCTTGGCAATGCGCCCGGCATCGTACGGCAGAATCGCCAAGTCGTGCAGCAGCCGCGCCTGCGCTATGCGCAACCGGCGCAGCCGGACCGCGTGCAGACGGCGGCCGTACAGGCGCCGGCCAAGCGCATGGTCATGCGCCCGCAGATCAACCCGATCTACCTTCCGCAGGAAGTCGCCTATGACGGCCCGCAGAAGCCGGGCACGATCGTCATCGACACGACGCAGAATTTCCTCTTTCTCATCGAGAAGAACGGCAAGGCACGGCGCTATGGCGTCGGCACCGGCAAGCCCGGCTTCGAGTGGTCGGGCACCCACAAGATCACCAACAAGCGCGAGTGGCCGGACTGGCGTCCGCCGGCGGAGATGATCAAGCGCGAGGCCGCCAAGGGCCGCTATCTGCCGACCTATCTGGCCGGCGGCATGGAGAACCCGCTCGGCGCCCGCGCGCTCTACATCGGCACCACCGAATATCGTATCCACGGCACCAACCAGCCCTGGACGATCGGCGGCGCGGTGTCGTCAGGCTGCATCCGCATGCGCAACGAAGACGTGGTCGACCTCTATGAACGGGTCAATGTCGGAACCACGGTCGAGGTGATATAG
- a CDS encoding bifunctional 5,10-methylenetetrahydrofolate dehydrogenase/5,10-methenyltetrahydrofolate cyclohydrolase, whose amino-acid sequence MSLSDDSRYLKGGPVAQRIIAAVREDAAIAKAEGFSPKLISITVGDTDAVDVYVRNQRAKAQLAGIDFEERRFPATITSGELEAAIHGLNADPRVTGIIIQRPVPGHIPIRTLQAAVHPLKDVEGMHPASIGNIVYNQLDLAPCTAAASVELLKETGLDLKGLEVVIVGHSEIVGKPIAFLLMSEGATVTVCHHMTRSVAAHARRADALFVAVGKPRLIKADMVKPGAAVIDIGINSEIGPDGTSRIVGDVDTESVREVASWITPVPGGVGPITVAILLRNTMVALSRQRALYEATYGTADRLAAE is encoded by the coding sequence ATGTCCCTGTCCGACGACAGCCGCTATCTCAAGGGCGGCCCGGTAGCCCAGCGCATCATCGCCGCCGTGCGCGAGGATGCGGCAATTGCCAAAGCCGAGGGTTTTTCGCCCAAGCTGATCTCGATCACCGTCGGCGACACCGATGCGGTCGACGTCTATGTGCGCAACCAGCGCGCCAAGGCTCAGCTTGCCGGCATCGATTTCGAGGAACGGCGTTTCCCCGCCACCATCACGTCAGGTGAACTGGAGGCGGCCATCCATGGCCTGAACGCCGATCCGCGTGTCACCGGCATCATCATCCAGCGGCCGGTGCCTGGGCATATCCCGATCAGGACGCTGCAGGCGGCCGTGCATCCGCTCAAGGATGTCGAAGGCATGCACCCGGCCTCGATCGGCAACATCGTCTACAACCAGCTCGATCTGGCGCCCTGCACGGCGGCCGCCTCGGTCGAACTGCTCAAGGAGACCGGGCTCGATCTCAAGGGGCTGGAAGTCGTCATCGTCGGCCATTCGGAAATCGTCGGCAAGCCGATCGCCTTCCTGTTGATGAGCGAAGGCGCGACGGTGACGGTCTGCCATCACATGACGCGATCGGTCGCAGCCCATGCGCGCCGTGCCGACGCGCTATTCGTTGCCGTCGGCAAGCCACGGCTGATCAAGGCCGACATGGTCAAGCCCGGTGCCGCCGTCATCGACATCGGCATCAATTCGGAGATCGGCCCGGACGGCACGAGCCGCATCGTCGGCGATGTCGACACTGAAAGCGTGCGCGAGGTCGCCTCGTGGATCACGCCGGTGCCGGGCGGCGTCGGTCCGATCACGGTGGCGATCCTGCTGCGCAACACGATGGTGGCGCTCAGCCGCCAGCGCGCGCTCTATGAGGCGACTTATGGCACGGCGGACAGGCTCGCGGCGGAATAA
- the glcF gene encoding glycolate oxidase subunit GlcF, with the protein MQTNFSSAQLADPHVAESEKILRKCVHCGFCTATCPTYVTLGNELDSPRGRIYLIKDMLENGRPADKEIVTHIDRCLSCLACMTTCPSGVNYMHLVDHARAHIQETYRRPLLDRLTRAMLAFVLPFPSRFRAALKLAKLGKPFIGVFEKVPALKPLGAMLKLAPASIPAASPMATPGVHVGQGVKKGRVAILTGCAQSVLDPAINDTTISLLTRLGVEVVVPPGEGCCGALVHHMGREQAALASARQNVDAWTRAIDQGGLDAIIITASGCGTTIKDYGFMLRLDPAYADKAARVSALAKDITEYLAAFDMPEPVRKPGTIVAYHSACSMQHGQKITRQPKELLAKAGFIVREPREGHLCCGSAGTYNILQPEISAKLRDRKVKNIEATGASIVATGNIGCITQIASAAKLPVVHTIKLLDWAYGGPKPEGVSEGNLIAAE; encoded by the coding sequence ATGCAGACCAATTTCTCATCCGCCCAGCTTGCCGATCCGCATGTCGCGGAATCGGAAAAGATCCTGCGCAAATGCGTGCATTGCGGCTTCTGCACCGCCACCTGCCCGACCTATGTGACATTGGGCAACGAATTGGATTCGCCCCGCGGGCGCATCTACCTGATCAAGGACATGCTGGAAAACGGCCGCCCGGCCGACAAGGAGATCGTCACCCATATCGACCGCTGCCTGTCGTGCCTCGCCTGCATGACGACCTGCCCGTCGGGCGTCAACTACATGCATCTGGTCGACCACGCGCGTGCCCATATCCAGGAAACCTACAGACGGCCGCTGCTCGACCGCCTGACCCGCGCCATGCTGGCTTTCGTGCTGCCCTTTCCCTCGCGCTTTCGCGCCGCACTCAAACTGGCGAAACTGGGCAAGCCGTTCATCGGCGTCTTCGAAAAAGTCCCGGCCCTAAAACCGCTCGGCGCCATGCTCAAGCTCGCGCCGGCCTCGATCCCGGCAGCCTCGCCGATGGCCACGCCGGGCGTCCATGTCGGGCAGGGGGTAAAAAAGGGCCGGGTCGCCATCCTCACCGGCTGCGCGCAATCGGTGCTTGATCCCGCCATCAACGACACGACGATCTCACTGCTCACACGCCTCGGCGTCGAGGTGGTGGTACCGCCGGGCGAGGGCTGCTGCGGCGCATTGGTCCATCATATGGGGCGGGAGCAGGCAGCCCTTGCCTCGGCGAGACAAAATGTCGACGCCTGGACGCGCGCCATCGATCAGGGCGGGCTCGATGCCATCATCATCACCGCGTCCGGCTGTGGCACGACGATCAAGGATTATGGCTTCATGCTGCGGCTCGATCCGGCCTATGCCGACAAGGCCGCGCGCGTCTCGGCGCTGGCCAAGGACATCACCGAATATCTGGCCGCTTTCGACATGCCCGAGCCGGTGCGCAAGCCCGGCACCATCGTTGCCTATCACTCGGCATGTTCCATGCAGCACGGCCAGAAGATCACGCGCCAGCCGAAGGAACTGCTGGCCAAAGCCGGCTTCATCGTGCGCGAGCCGCGCGAGGGCCATCTGTGCTGCGGTTCGGCCGGCACCTACAACATTCTGCAGCCCGAAATTTCGGCAAAACTGCGCGACCGCAAGGTGAAAAACATCGAGGCGACGGGCGCTTCGATCGTCGCCACCGGCAACATCGGCTGCATCACGCAGATCGCGTCCGCCGCGAAGCTGCCCGTGGTGCACACGATCAAGCTGCTGGACTGGGCGTATGGTGGACCGAAGCCGGAAGGCGTCTCCGAGGGCAACCTGATAGCGGCTGAGTAG
- a CDS encoding FAD-binding protein, producing MTTFTPTTSDEVLSSVAWAVAEESPLEILGHGSKRGIGRPLQTEHTLDLSKLTGVTLYEPAELVLSAKAGTPLAEIEKLLAENDQQLAFEPMDYGPLFGGEPGKGTIGGVLGANLSGPRRLKAGAARDHILGINVVSGRGEAFKSGGRVVKNVTGYDMSKLMANSWGSLAVFTDVTFKVLPSAETEVTLAIRGLLDDAAAAAMALALGSSAEVSSAAHLPERIAARVAGGALGSDAATLLRVEGFGPSVAYRIAALKTLLRNAGPLEEISGEASQLIWRDVRDVRPFADGSEKPVWRVSMTPAQGHQMVLTLRMQAAVSAFYDWQGGLVWLRMEEGGPEAALLRGLLRKHGGGHATLVRAAPAHRAALPVFEPQAPALAALSQRLKQEFDPKNILNPGRMA from the coding sequence ATGACCACCTTCACCCCAACTACCTCCGATGAAGTCCTCTCCTCCGTAGCCTGGGCCGTGGCGGAAGAGTCACCACTCGAAATTCTCGGTCACGGCTCCAAGCGCGGCATTGGCCGTCCGCTGCAGACGGAACACACGCTCGACCTGTCGAAACTCACCGGCGTCACCCTTTATGAACCCGCCGAGCTGGTGCTGTCGGCAAAAGCCGGCACGCCGCTGGCCGAGATCGAGAAGCTGCTGGCGGAAAACGACCAGCAACTGGCGTTCGAGCCGATGGATTATGGCCCGCTGTTCGGCGGCGAGCCCGGCAAAGGCACGATCGGTGGCGTGCTTGGCGCCAACCTCTCCGGTCCGCGCCGCCTCAAGGCAGGTGCTGCGCGCGATCATATCCTCGGCATCAATGTCGTCTCCGGCCGGGGCGAGGCCTTCAAATCCGGTGGCCGCGTGGTCAAGAACGTCACCGGCTACGACATGTCGAAGCTGATGGCTAACAGCTGGGGCTCGCTGGCCGTTTTCACCGACGTCACCTTCAAGGTGCTGCCGTCAGCCGAAACCGAAGTCACGCTCGCCATCCGTGGCTTGCTCGACGATGCGGCCGCAGCCGCCATGGCCTTGGCGCTCGGCTCGAGTGCTGAAGTGTCGAGCGCTGCCCATCTGCCGGAGCGCATCGCCGCGCGTGTCGCCGGCGGCGCCCTCGGCAGCGATGCGGCCACGCTACTCCGCGTCGAAGGTTTTGGTCCGTCCGTCGCCTATCGCATCGCCGCGCTGAAGACCTTGCTCCGCAATGCCGGCCCGCTGGAGGAAATCTCAGGCGAGGCCTCGCAGCTCATCTGGCGCGATGTGCGCGATGTCAGGCCCTTCGCCGACGGCAGCGAAAAGCCGGTCTGGCGCGTGTCGATGACGCCTGCCCAGGGCCATCAGATGGTTCTGACACTGCGTATGCAAGCCGCCGTCAGCGCGTTCTATGATTGGCAGGGTGGGCTGGTGTGGCTGCGCATGGAAGAGGGTGGCCCTGAAGCTGCTTTGCTGCGCGGGTTGCTGCGCAAACATGGCGGCGGGCATGCGACGCTGGTGCGCGCCGCACCCGCCCATCGCGCCGCTTTGCCTGTCTTCGAGCCGCAGGCGCCGGCGCTGGCCGCGCTCAGCCAGCGGCTGAAGCAGGAATTCGACCCGAAGAACATCCTCAATCCCGGCCGCATGGCCTAG
- a CDS encoding FAD-linked oxidase C-terminal domain-containing protein: MSGLAMPKPDDATLRRRDEIVADMRIIAPGEGVVDATNQMRAFESDGLTAYRQLPLVVVLPETVAQVSRVLKYCNDRNIRVVPRGSGTSLSGGALPLEDAVLLVMSRFNRILTIDFPNRIVVAQPGVTNLGITTAVEQEGFYYAPDPSSQIACSIGGNVAENSGGVHCLKYGLTANNVLGIEMVLMNGEVVRLGGSHLDAEGYDLLGVMTGSEGLLGVVTEVTVRILKKPETARALLIGFPTSEQGGQCVADIIGAGIIPGGMEMMDRPAIHAAEDFVHAGYPLDVEALLIVELDGPGVEVDHLIGLVEAIAYKNGSTTCRISQSEQERLSFWAGRKAAFPAVGRISPDYYCMDGTIPRKELPRVLAGMRELSEKYGLGVANVFHAGDGNLHPLILYDANVPGELDKAESFGADILRLCVKVGGVLTGEHGVGVEKRDLMPEMFNQVDLDQQMRVKCAFDPNHLLNPGKVFPQLRRCAELGRMHVHRGQVAFPDIPRF; encoded by the coding sequence ATGTCCGGCCTGGCCATGCCGAAACCAGACGACGCCACGCTGCGCCGGCGCGACGAGATCGTCGCCGACATGCGCATCATCGCGCCGGGCGAGGGCGTCGTCGACGCGACCAATCAGATGCGCGCCTTCGAGAGCGATGGGCTGACCGCCTATCGCCAGCTGCCGCTGGTGGTCGTGTTGCCCGAAACGGTGGCACAGGTTTCGCGTGTGCTGAAATACTGCAATGACCGCAACATCCGCGTCGTGCCGCGCGGCTCCGGCACCTCGCTGTCGGGCGGCGCGCTGCCGCTCGAGGACGCGGTGCTGCTGGTCATGAGCCGCTTCAACCGCATCCTGACGATCGACTTCCCCAATCGCATCGTCGTTGCCCAACCAGGCGTGACCAATCTCGGCATCACCACCGCCGTCGAGCAGGAGGGCTTTTATTACGCCCCCGATCCATCCTCCCAGATCGCCTGCTCGATCGGCGGCAACGTCGCTGAGAATTCCGGCGGCGTGCACTGCCTGAAATACGGCCTCACCGCCAACAATGTGCTCGGCATCGAGATGGTGCTGATGAACGGCGAGGTGGTGCGGCTGGGCGGCAGCCATCTCGACGCCGAAGGCTACGACCTGCTTGGCGTCATGACCGGTTCGGAAGGCCTGCTAGGCGTCGTCACCGAGGTCACGGTCCGCATCCTGAAGAAACCGGAGACGGCGCGTGCGCTGCTGATCGGCTTCCCGACCAGCGAGCAGGGCGGCCAATGCGTTGCCGACATCATCGGCGCCGGCATCATTCCGGGCGGCATGGAAATGATGGACCGCCCGGCGATCCACGCGGCCGAAGATTTCGTCCATGCCGGCTATCCCCTCGATGTCGAGGCGCTGCTGATCGTCGAACTCGACGGGCCGGGCGTCGAGGTCGACCATTTGATCGGTCTGGTCGAGGCGATCGCCTACAAGAACGGCTCGACCACCTGTCGCATCTCGCAGTCCGAGCAGGAGCGGCTGAGCTTCTGGGCCGGCCGCAAGGCAGCCTTCCCGGCAGTCGGCCGCATCTCGCCCGACTATTACTGCATGGACGGCACCATCCCGCGCAAGGAACTGCCGCGCGTGCTGGCCGGCATGCGCGAGCTGTCGGAAAAATACGGGCTCGGCGTCGCCAATGTCTTCCACGCCGGCGACGGCAATCTGCACCCGCTGATCCTCTACGATGCCAATGTGCCTGGTGAACTCGACAAGGCCGAAAGTTTCGGCGCCGACATATTGCGGCTCTGCGTCAAGGTCGGCGGCGTGCTGACAGGCGAACACGGAGTGGGGGTCGAGAAGCGCGACCTGATGCCGGAAATGTTCAACCAGGTCGATCTCGACCAGCAGATGCGCGTCAAATGCGCCTTTGATCCCAACCATCTGCTCAATCCGGGCAAGGTTTTTCCGCAACTGCGCCGCTGTGCGGAGCTTGGGCGCATGCATGTGCACCGGGGGCAGGTGGCGTTTCCGGATATTCCGAGGTTTTGA
- a CDS encoding DUF3422 family protein, with protein sequence MSDDPSNLEFQPRAKGSVMGFPAHEGRPGALGEVHARPHPLIEKPRVLVQLAFMTEGGSGVDHAVLSELSRRLGIAAPDRQARHHAMKWGKGSLRWERHTEFSTYLWEGPLSESGRTQEDTPFGNGFSPPGTVISGIRLEIRRWTQASERLIAGFDPTSLCYSLVERGNAAIVTDFRQDGDGMTRILVLDRGLTPARTGALSQRLIDIETYRTLAMLGLPLALTLSGRARRIEDRLAQTTLEMKIAATRDSQTLLADLTELAAELEADAASSLYRFGASRAYDGIVVERLEALEEEAVPGYDTWGGFLQRRVAPAMRTCRSVEERQANLSRKLTRATTLLRTWVDVEVEKQNRDLLASMNNRARLQLRLQQTVEGLSVAAVSYYVVGLIGYVAKGASIFGHAFAPEVVTAASVPVAILLVWWAVRRVRRMHSEPAKHPGE encoded by the coding sequence GTGTCAGACGACCCGTCCAATCTCGAATTCCAGCCGCGCGCCAAGGGCAGCGTCATGGGTTTTCCCGCGCATGAGGGCCGGCCCGGGGCGCTGGGCGAGGTGCATGCAAGGCCGCATCCGCTGATCGAAAAGCCGCGCGTGCTGGTGCAACTCGCCTTCATGACCGAGGGCGGCTCCGGCGTCGACCATGCCGTGCTTTCCGAACTGTCACGGCGTCTCGGCATTGCCGCGCCCGACCGTCAGGCGCGCCATCACGCGATGAAGTGGGGCAAGGGCTCGCTGCGCTGGGAGCGGCATACGGAATTCTCGACCTATCTGTGGGAAGGGCCGCTTTCCGAAAGCGGCAGGACGCAGGAGGATACGCCCTTCGGCAACGGCTTTTCGCCGCCGGGCACCGTCATTTCGGGCATCCGGCTCGAGATCCGCCGATGGACACAGGCGAGCGAAAGGCTGATCGCCGGCTTCGACCCAACCAGCCTGTGCTACTCGCTGGTCGAGCGCGGCAATGCGGCCATCGTCACCGATTTCCGCCAGGATGGCGACGGCATGACCCGCATCCTGGTGCTCGACCGCGGCTTGACGCCGGCGCGCACCGGCGCGCTGTCGCAACGGCTGATCGACATCGAAACCTACCGCACGCTGGCCATGCTCGGCCTGCCGCTGGCGCTGACCTTGTCCGGGCGTGCCCGCCGCATCGAGGACAGGCTGGCCCAGACCACTCTGGAGATGAAGATCGCCGCGACCCGCGACAGCCAGACGTTGCTCGCCGACCTGACGGAACTGGCGGCCGAGTTGGAAGCAGACGCCGCCTCCAGCCTTTATCGCTTCGGCGCCAGCCGCGCCTATGACGGCATTGTCGTCGAACGACTGGAGGCGCTCGAGGAAGAGGCCGTGCCTGGCTACGACACCTGGGGCGGCTTCCTGCAGCGGCGCGTAGCCCCGGCCATGCGTACCTGCCGTTCGGTCGAGGAGCGCCAAGCCAATCTGTCGCGCAAGCTGACCCGCGCCACGACGCTGCTGCGCACCTGGGTCGATGTCGAGGTCGAGAAGCAGAACCGCGACCTGCTCGCCTCGATGAATAACCGCGCCCGCCTGCAACTGCGTCTGCAGCAGACCGTCGAAGGCCTCTCGGTCGCCGCCGTCTCCTACTATGTCGTCGGCCTCATCGGCTATGTCGCCAAAGGCGCCTCGATCTTCGGCCATGCCTTTGCGCCGGAGGTCGTCACCGCCGCCTCGGTGCCGGTCGCCATCCTGCTGGTCTGGTGGGCTGTGCGCCGCGTGCGCCGGATGCATTCCGAACCGGCGAAGCATCCCGGCGAATAG
- a CDS encoding FCD domain-containing protein, whose amino-acid sequence MSDIFSRIEHSRTADEVVQQIESLILEGVLRTGDRLPGERELARQFDVSRPILRDALKALEGRGLLTTKAGGGTHVADIIGQLFTKPVADLISMHRKAVTDYLEYRREIEGIAAEYAARRATPEDLALLDRIMARMDEAHRTGDFDDEAEIDVEFHHAICECAHNILLLHTLRSCYRLLSEGVFQNRLLVFTVPGAREALLAQHKAIHAGVKAGDPAGARQAAMDHMTYVERSMAEAERSGDWQRVSRLRLRQRSEACDTEPARRRS is encoded by the coding sequence TTGAGCGACATTTTTTCCAGGATCGAGCATTCGCGCACAGCCGACGAGGTGGTGCAGCAGATAGAGAGCCTCATCCTCGAAGGCGTGCTGCGCACCGGCGACCGGCTGCCGGGCGAGCGCGAGCTGGCGCGCCAGTTCGACGTGTCGCGGCCGATCCTGCGCGATGCGCTGAAGGCGCTGGAAGGGCGCGGGCTGCTGACGACCAAGGCCGGCGGCGGCACCCATGTCGCCGACATTATCGGCCAGCTGTTCACCAAACCGGTGGCGGACCTGATCTCGATGCATCGCAAGGCGGTGACCGATTATCTGGAATACCGCCGCGAGATCGAAGGCATAGCCGCCGAATATGCGGCGCGGCGCGCCACCCCAGAGGACCTTGCGCTGCTCGACCGCATCATGGCGCGCATGGACGAGGCGCATCGCACCGGCGATTTCGACGACGAGGCCGAAATCGACGTCGAATTCCATCACGCGATCTGCGAATGCGCGCACAACATCCTGCTCTTGCACACGCTGCGCTCCTGCTACCGGCTTTTGTCGGAAGGCGTGTTCCAGAACCGGCTGCTGGTCTTCACCGTGCCCGGCGCGCGCGAGGCGCTGCTGGCGCAGCACAAGGCAATCCATGCCGGGGTCAAGGCCGGCGATCCGGCCGGCGCCCGCCAGGCGGCGATGGACCACATGACCTATGTCGAGCGGTCGATGGCGGAGGCCGAGCGCAGCGGCGACTGGCAACGCGTGTCGCGGCTGAGGCTGCGGCAACGCTCTGAAGCCTGCGACACCGAACCGGCACGCAGACGTTCATAG